Proteins from a genomic interval of Rosa chinensis cultivar Old Blush chromosome 2, RchiOBHm-V2, whole genome shotgun sequence:
- the LOC112187648 gene encoding nuclear pore complex protein NUP205 isoform X2: MTPKQLLAVIESALLGPLPSPSQRVELMHAIRSSLPSLQSLLSYPPPKPSDRAQVQSKEVRLPNGPPILLDDQDVQIALKLSDDLHLNEIDCVRLIVSANQEWGLMGREPLEILRLATGLWYTERRDLLTAVYTLLRAVVLDQGLEAEVVSDIQKYLENLINNGLRQRLISLIKELNREEPAGLGGPHSERYVLDSRGALVVRQAVVSRERLILGHCLVLSILVVRTSPKDVKDIFLVYKDSASELSGTNDTIKRQITFSLLFSLVIAFVSDALSAAPDKASVLSQDASFRHEFHEIVMAAGNDPNVEGFVGTIRLAWAVHLMLIQDALPGRDAISSASSSDLGYLQLCLEVVFSKNVFQFILDEVLKTAAYENDDEDISYMYNAYLHKLITCFLSHPLARDKVKESKERAMSMLSPYRLVGSHDFLHDSNQTSQASENGPLPFVSLLEFVSGIYQKEPELLSGNDVLWTFVNFAGEDHTNFQTLVAFLNMLSTLASSQEGAAKVFELLQGKVFRSVGWSTLFDSLSIYDEKFKQSLQTAGAMLPELPEGDAKALVAYLNVLQKVVENGNPLERKNWFPDIEPLFKLLCYENVPPYLKGALRNAITTFVYVSPVLKDTVWSYLEQYDLPVVVGSHVGKSAQPMAAQVYDMQFELNEIEARREQYPSTISFLNLLNALISEERDLSDRGRRFIGIFRFIYDHVFRPFPQRAYADPCEKWQLVVACLQHFHMMLSLYDISEEDIDGVIDQSQLSTVTQSSLQMQLPILELLKDFMSGKSVFRNIMGILLPGVNTIITERTNQVYGKLLEKAVQLSLEIIILVLEKDLLLSDFWRPLYQPLDVILSQDHNQIVALLEYVRYDFRPQIQQCSVKIMSILSSRMVGLVQLLLKSNAASCLIEDYAACLELRSEDSQVIENASDDPGVLILQLLTDNISRPAPNITHLLLKFDLDSPIERTVLQPKFHYSCLKVILEILEKLSKPDVNMLLHEFGFQLLYKLCVDPLTCDPAMDLLSSKKYQFFVKHLDTIGVAPLPKRRNNQALRVSSLHQRAWLLKLLAIELHVGDVNKSTHLETSRSILAHLFGQETFETGIDHLVSHSFSPQDGVEHSGTQTVGKSKVLELLEVVQFRSPDTNTKLSEIVSNTKYDLLAEDVVCNPTSGKSGVHYYSERGDRLIDLASFRDKLWQKFNAVYPHLSNIGSEAELNDAKETIQQLLRWGWKNNKNVEEQAAQLHMLTAWSQVVEISASRRISSLGHQSELLYQILVAALTASASQDCSLKMAFLLCQVALTCMAKLRDERFLFPGGFSSDNQACLDIIMAKQLPNAACHSILFRLILAILRLESSEALRRRQYALLLSYFQYCQHMLDPDIPSTVLQFLLLDEQEGEDLDLQKINREQAELARANFNILRKEAQSILDLVIKDATQGSELGKTMALYVLDAIICVDHDRYFLGQLQSRGFLRSCLTNISSLSYQDGAHSRESMQRAQTLEAELALLLRISHKYGKSGAQVIFTMGALEHIASCRAVNVFGSLRWIDTKNQRNVSVDINKQRMIVTPILRLVFSLLSLVDTSEFYEVKNKVVREVIEFVKGHRSLFDHVLREDISQADELVMEQINLVVGILSKVWPYEESDESGFVQGLFCLIHALFSRDCETLSSAQSVRSVENHRKTELNSFRICFSLSSYLYFLVTKKSFRLQVSDMPPDYNAAVSFQQPTLSLLGSFLTSLTSALERAAEEKSLLLNRIRDINELSRQEVDEIINMYARQVYVSSSDNIQKRRYIAMVEMCHVVGNRDQLITILLPLVEHVLNVFLSHFQDSSLASDPARSLKTITYGANSGPEQDISLLCGNLILTLERLELLSEDKIGHNLKVFRRLVTSLKEMTIQKLSS, encoded by the exons ATGACGCCGAAGCAGCTCCTCGCGGTAATCGAATCGGCGCTACTAGGCCCGCTGCCTAGCCCATCTCAGAGAGTGGAGCTCATGCACGCTATTCGAAGCTCTCTCCCGTCGCTCCAGTCCCTCCTCTCATATCCG CCTCCGAAGCCGTCGGACCGAGCTCAAGTTCAGTCCAAAGAAGTTAGGCTTCCGAATGGGCCACCGATTTTGCTTGATGACCAGGACGTCCAGATT GCTTTGAAGTTAAGTGATGACCTCCATCTCAACGAGATTGATTGTGTCCGTTTGATTGTCTCTGCAAATCAAGAG tGGGGCTTAATGGGAAGAGAGCCACTAGAAATTTTGCGCCTTGCAACAGGGCTCTGGTACACTGAGAGAAGAGATCTATTAACAGCTGTCTATACACTTTTAAGG GCTGTTGTGCTTGATCAGGGACTTGAAGCTGAAGTTGTATCTGACATTCAAAAATATCTGGAAAATCTTATCAATAATGGGCTTAGACAGAGGTTAATATCTCTTATAAAG GAACTTAATCGAGAAGAACCAGCTGGCCTGGGCGGGCCTCATTCTGAACGTTATGTTCTCGATTCTAGAGGTGCTCTTGTTGTACGACAAGCTGTGGTTTCCCGGGAAAGGCTCATACTTGGACACTGCCTCGTTCTTTCTATTCTGGTTGTGCGGACAA GTCCAAAGGATGTAAAGGATATATTTCTCGTGTATAAAGATAGTGCTTCTGAACTTAGTGGGACTAATGACACTATAAAACGCCAG ATTACATTCagtcttcttttttctcttgtgATCGCTTTCGTATCAGACGCTCTGAGTGCAGCACCTGATAAAGCATCTGTCCTGTCCCAGGATGCATCTTTTAGACATGAATTTCATGAAATC GTAATGGCAGCCGGAAATGATCCAAATGTTGAGGGCTTTGTCGGTACCATAAGGCTTGCTTGGGCTGTACACTTGATGTTAATACAAGATGCTCTTCCCGGAAGGGATGCTATTTCAAGTGCTTCATCGAGTGATTTGGGTTATCTCCAGTTGTGCTTGGAAGTGGTTTTTTCAAAGAACGTTTTCCAGTTTATATTAGATGAAGTTCTTAAAACTGCAGCTTATGAG AATGATGACGAGGATATAAGCTATATGTACAATGCTTATCTTCACAAGTTGATCACCTGCTTCTTATCTCACCCACTTGCTAGAGACAAG GTCAAAGAATCAAAGGAGAGGGCAATGAGCATGCTTAGTCCATACCGCCTGGTTGGATCACATGATTTTTTGCATGATAGTAACCAAACTTCACAAGCCTCTGAAAATGGTCCACTACCATTCGTCTCTCTTTTGGAGTTTGTGAGTGGAATTTATCAG AAGGAACCAGAGCTGTTGTCTGGCAATGATGTCTTGTGGACCTTTGTGAACTTTGCTGGAGAGGACCATACAAATTTTCAAACCCTTGTGGCGTTCTTGAATATGCTGAGTACCTTG GCTTCTAGTCAAGAAGGTGCTGCAAAGGTTTTTGAGTTACTTCAGGGAAAAGTGTTTCGTTCTGTTGGTTGGAGCACTTTGTTTGATAGCTTATCAATTTATGACGAGAAGTTTAAACAGTCCCTTCAAACTGCTGGTGCCATGTTACCGGAACTCCCAGAGGGTGATGCAAAAGCACTCGTTGCTTATTTGAATGTCCTTCAAAAG GTTGTGGAAAATGGAAATCCCCTTGAACGAAAGAACTGGTTTCCTGATATTGAGCCTTTGTTTAAGCTTCTTTGTTATGAAAATGTGCCTCCTTATCTAAAG GGTGCCTTGCGTAATGCAATAACAACTTTTGTATATGTTTCTCCTGTCCTAAAAGATACAGTCTGGAGTTATCTTGAGCAGTATGATCTCCCCGTGGTTGTTGGATCTCATGTTGGGAAGAGTGCACAGCCCATGGCTGCACAG GTGTATGATATGCAATTTGAGCTCAATGAAATAGAAGCAAGGAGAGAGCAATATCCTTCAACAATATCCTTCCTTAACCTGTTAAATGCTCTTATATCTGAAGAAAGAGACTTAAGTGATAGAGGGCGCAG ATTCATTGGAATTTTCAGGTTCATTTATGATCATGTTTTTAGGCCATTCCCTCAAAGAGCCTATGCCGATCCTTGTGAGAAATGGCAATTAGTTGTTGCATGTCTTCAGCACTTTCATAT GATGTTGAGTCTGTATGACATCAGTGAAGAGGATATTGATGGTGTCATTGATCAATCTCAGCTTTCAACAGTAACACAATCTTCACTCCAGATGCAGCTACCAATTCTAGAATTGCTAAAA GACTTTATGAGTGGAAAATCTGTTTTCCGGAACATCATGGGCATCCTTCTGCCAGGTGTCAATACCATTATAACTGAACGAACAAATCAAGTGTACGGGAAACTCTTAGAGAAGGCTGTGCAACTCTCATTGGAGATTATAATCCTTGTCTTGGAGAAGGATTTGCTTCTTTCTGATTTCTGGCGTCCTCTGTACCAG CCTCTGGATGTTATACTCTCTCAAGATCATAATCAAATTGTAGCTTTATTGGAATATGTCAGATATGATTTTCGACCACAAATTCAGCAGTGCTCTGTCAAAATCATGAGTATATTAAG TTCTCGCATGGTCGGGCTTGTACAATTACTGCTAAAGTCAAATGCTGCAAGCTGTTTGATTGAGGATTATGCAGCCTGCCTAGAATTACGATCAGAGGATTCTCAGGTGATAGAGAACGCTAGTGATGATCCAGGTGTACTAATATTGCAG CTTCTAACTGACAATATCAGTCGGCCAGCTCCCAATATCACCCATTTGCTACTCAAATTTGATCTTGACAGTCCCATTGAGCGTACTGTGCTACAACCAAAATTTCATTACAG TTGCTTGAAGGTTATCCTTGAGATCTTGGAGAAGCTTTCAAAGCCTGATGTGAATATGTTACTTCATGAATTTGGTTTTCAG CTCCTTTATAAATTGTGTGTGGATCCACTAACATGTGATCCTGCGATGGATCTGTTGAGTAGTAAGAAGTATCAGTTTTTTGTAAAG CACCTAGATACGATTGGGGTTGCCCCACTTCCTAAAAGGAGGAACAACCAGGCCCTACGCGTCAGTTCCCTTCATCAG AGAGCTTGGCTGTTGAAACTACTAGCTATTGAACTTCATGTTGGTGATGTCAATAAATCCACTCACCTAGAAACATCTCGTAGCATCCTTGCGCATCTTTTTGGGCAGGAAACTTTCGAAACTGGAATTGATCACCTCGTGTCTCATTCGTTTTCTCCTCAAGATGGTGTTGAACATTCTGGAACCCAAACTGTCGGGAAGAGTAAg GTGTTGGAGTTGCTTGAAGTGGTTCAGTTTAGATCCCCCGATACAAACACGAAGCTTTCTGAGATTGTTTCCAATACGAAATATGATTTGTTG GCAGAGGATGTAGTTTGTAATCCTACTTCTGGAAAAAGTGGTGTCCATTACTATTCGGAGCGTGGTGATCGATTGATAGACCTTGCGTCATTCCGTGATAAACTTTGGCAG AAATTCAATGCTGTTTATCCCCACTTGAGTAACATTGGAAGTGAAGCAGAGCTGAACGATGCAAAAGAAACAATTCAACAGTTGTTGAGATGGGGATGGAAGAACAATAAGAACGTTGAAGAGCAAGCTGCCCAACTTCATATGTTAACCGCCTGGTCGCAAGTTGTTGAG ATCTCTGCTTCCCGAAGAATATCATCACTTGGACATCAATCTGAACTTCTATATCA GATTCTTGTAGCTGCTTTGACTGCTTCTGCTTCTCAAGATTGTTCATTAAAGATGGCATTTTTGTTGTGTCAG GTTGCATTGACATGCATGGCAAAGTTACGAGATGAAAGATTTTTATTCCCTGGTGGCTTTAGTTCTGATAATCAGGCATGTCTTGatattatcatggcaaagcaaTTACCAAATGCAGCTTGTCATTCAATCCTGTTTAGGCTCATATTGGCAATTCTCAGACTTGAATCATCAGAAGCCTTAAGGAGACG GCAATATGCATTGCTCCTCAGCTATTTTCAGTATTGTCAGCATATGCTTGATCCAGATATCCCATCAACAGTTCTGCAATTTTTGTTGCTTGATGAGCAAGAGGGTGAAGATCTGGATCTCCAGAAG ATCAATCGAGAACAAGCAGAACTTGCCCGTGCCAATTTCAATATTTTAAGAAAAGAAGCTCAATCTATTTTGGATTTG GTAATAAAAGATGCTACTCAAGGAAGTGAACTTGGGAAGACTATGGCACTCTATGTTTTGGATGCAATCATCTGTGTAGATCATGATAGATATTTCCTGGGCCAACTTCAAAGCAGGGGTTTCCTAAGATCTTGTCTTACGAACATCAGCAGCTTATCTTATCAG GATGGTGCACATTCTCGAGAATCAATGCAGCGAGCGCAAACTCTGGAGGCTGAACTTGCTTTGCTTTTGAGAATAAGCCATAAGTATGGGAAATCTGGAGCTCAGGTTATCTTTACAATGGGGGCTTTGGAGCATATTGCTTCATGCAGGGCGGTCAACGTTTTC GGAAGTTTGCGATGGATTGACACTAAGAATCAAAGAAATGTTTCTGTGGATATCAACAAGCAAAGGATGATTGTAACCCCTATTCTGAGATTGGTGTTTTCTCTGTTGTCTCTAGTTGATACATCCGAATTTTATGAG GTGAAGAATAAAGTTGTTCGGGAAGTCATAGAATTTGTCAAGGGACATAGATCACTTTTTGATCATGTTCTTCGGGAAGACATTTCCCAAGCTGATGAGTTGGTGATGGAGCAGATAAACCTCGTTGTTGGTATACTAAGCAAG GTTTGGCCATATGAAGAGAGTGACGAATCTGGCTTTGTTCAAGGTCTTTTTTGTTTGATACATGCTCTTTTCTCTCGTGACTGTGAGACTCTAAGTTCTGCTCAATCAGTTCGATCTGTTGAG AATCACAGGAAAACAGAGCTTAACTCATTTCGAATATGCTTCAGCCTCAGCTCATATCTATATTTTCTAGTCACAAAGAAGTCCTTTAGACTGCAG GTCTCAGACATGCCTCCTGATTACAATGCTGCCGTTTCCTTTCAACAGCCAACATTGAGTTTGCTTGGATCTTTTCTCACTTCTTTAACAAGTGCTCTTGAAAGAGCTGCTGAGGAAAAATCCTTGCTTCTTAATAGG ATTCGAGACATAAATGAATTATCAAGACAGGAGGTGGATGAAATTATCAATATGTATGCTCGGCAAGTGTATGTTTCATCATCTGACAATATACAGAAAAG GAGGTATATTGCGATGGTGGAAATGTGCCATGTTGTCGGGAATAGAGATCAGTTAATAACTATATTACTTCCACTAGTGGAACATGTGCTGAATGTCTTCCTAAGCCATTTTCAGGACAG CTCTTTGGCATCTGATCCCGCTCGCTCTTTGAAGACAATTACATACGGTGCCAACTCTGGCCCAGAACAAGACATATCTTTGTTGTGCGGAAATCTTATTTTGACTTTAGAAAGACTCGAGTTACTTAGTGAG gacaAAATAGGCCACAATCTTAAAGTGTTTCGAAGATTAGTGACTTCGCTCAAGGAAATGACGATCCAAAAGTTGTCTTCATGA